A single region of the Streptomyces sp. AM 4-1-1 genome encodes:
- a CDS encoding helix-hairpin-helix domain-containing protein — MTALPRGETPGPSAEDHDTTAVASPTGTPPETTSPAPGTAPDPEATASAGPADPIDGADARSGPGDTDHDTDTGTESGAATGGDPASREGDEGSPSATAPVGTEIPEAPEGTGGSEAPEGTGDGGGEAATDGAVALSEAEAELAAQRELRERIEKRKAEKEGPIPAGTKLSGTAADLLAAVRAVESGEKTATAFFDSPSAPAPTAAAAAAPRRASPPVPAQSRPGSSVARTVTRGPSADAVAAVSAVLTEGGAPVTLAGAVAGTLGERSADLLRADPWQLLSVPGVRPEQADGFARALLGAECGPDDERRTAALVGLLLERAALRGHTAMDASAVRAGLAERAVSDPDAAVRHAVAEGVVLVFQDGAEPAAPAGASGDGSADAPDADGQPSEPVQVLLGLDRYALAEESLADGLARLVNACAPYGDDPAWERAAETVGSPSAAELVRAVATAGVVCHTGGEAARAEPAALLSAAHGLGLRALGTTHSVDGRRRLAEAIGDPSAAVTLSGLLSGTEGPGRDEEGAFALDLLVVLDAPQLDVESAAMLIESLADGARLVLSGDPAVLGSAGAGRVFGDVLAARTCPRVTSRTPDPGPIGELVSGIGIGELEQVAAPGKEVVIVPVREAGEAVHRTVQLVADSVPRAIGVPPADTQVITVGHGGAAGTRALNTALKQRLNPGPGRFGGFDPGDRVVHIPAPGRTVPGAVVSADAEGLHLDCAGTPVVVPQERVESSVRHGWALSAHQAAGMRWPAVVVVLPGDAAQGLSRPWVYTAFSRGERHLSVVHGVDQALPLAVAQTPSEDRTTRLRTLLETSAASAAVRTADG, encoded by the coding sequence GTGACCGCGCTTCCCCGAGGGGAGACCCCCGGCCCCTCGGCCGAGGACCATGACACCACTGCCGTGGCCTCCCCCACCGGCACCCCTCCCGAGACCACGTCGCCGGCCCCGGGGACGGCCCCCGATCCCGAGGCGACGGCGTCGGCCGGCCCGGCGGACCCGATCGACGGCGCGGATGCCCGGTCCGGCCCGGGGGACACGGACCACGACACAGACACAGGCACGGAGTCGGGGGCGGCGACCGGGGGCGACCCGGCGTCGCGGGAAGGGGACGAGGGTTCGCCGTCGGCGACCGCACCCGTCGGCACCGAAATCCCGGAAGCACCGGAAGGCACCGGAGGCTCCGAAGCCCCTGAGGGCACCGGTGACGGCGGTGGGGAGGCCGCTACGGACGGCGCCGTGGCGCTTTCCGAGGCGGAGGCAGAGCTGGCCGCGCAGCGGGAGCTGCGGGAGCGGATCGAGAAGCGCAAGGCCGAGAAGGAAGGCCCCATTCCGGCCGGCACGAAGCTGAGCGGGACGGCCGCCGATCTGCTCGCGGCGGTACGGGCCGTGGAAAGCGGCGAGAAGACCGCCACGGCGTTCTTCGACTCGCCCTCCGCCCCCGCGCCCACGGCCGCGGCCGCGGCCGCGCCTCGCAGGGCGTCGCCGCCCGTGCCCGCGCAGTCGAGGCCCGGGTCCAGCGTCGCCAGGACGGTGACACGGGGCCCCTCGGCCGATGCCGTCGCCGCCGTGTCGGCCGTGCTCACGGAGGGCGGGGCGCCGGTGACCCTGGCGGGAGCGGTGGCCGGGACGCTCGGGGAGCGGTCCGCCGATCTCCTGCGCGCGGACCCCTGGCAGCTGTTGTCCGTGCCCGGCGTACGCCCCGAGCAGGCCGACGGATTCGCGCGGGCACTGCTCGGCGCCGAATGCGGACCGGACGACGAACGGCGGACGGCCGCGCTGGTCGGTCTGCTGCTGGAGCGGGCCGCGTTGCGGGGCCACACGGCCATGGACGCCTCGGCGGTACGGGCGGGGCTCGCCGAGCGGGCGGTGTCCGATCCCGACGCGGCCGTGCGGCACGCCGTAGCAGAGGGTGTCGTCCTGGTCTTCCAGGACGGCGCGGAGCCTGCCGCACCCGCCGGGGCCTCGGGCGACGGTTCCGCGGACGCGCCGGACGCGGACGGGCAGCCGTCGGAGCCGGTCCAGGTGCTGCTCGGACTCGACCGCTACGCCCTGGCGGAGGAGAGCCTGGCGGACGGCTTGGCGCGGCTGGTCAACGCGTGCGCGCCGTACGGGGACGACCCCGCCTGGGAGCGGGCGGCCGAGACCGTCGGTTCCCCCTCGGCGGCCGAACTGGTCCGCGCGGTCGCCACCGCCGGTGTCGTCTGTCACACCGGGGGCGAGGCCGCCAGGGCCGAGCCCGCCGCGCTGCTGTCCGCGGCCCACGGCCTCGGGCTGCGGGCCCTCGGCACCACCCACAGCGTGGACGGCCGGCGCAGGCTGGCCGAGGCGATCGGCGATCCGTCGGCGGCGGTCACGCTGTCGGGGCTGCTCTCCGGTACGGAGGGCCCGGGACGCGACGAGGAGGGGGCGTTCGCCCTTGATCTGCTCGTCGTGCTGGACGCCCCTCAGCTGGACGTGGAGAGCGCGGCGATGCTGATCGAGTCGCTGGCCGACGGGGCCCGGCTGGTGCTGAGCGGCGATCCGGCGGTGCTGGGCTCGGCGGGCGCGGGCCGGGTGTTCGGCGATGTGCTCGCGGCGCGCACGTGTCCGCGGGTGACGTCCCGCACACCGGACCCGGGCCCGATCGGCGAGTTGGTCTCGGGGATCGGGATCGGCGAACTCGAACAGGTGGCGGCGCCCGGGAAGGAGGTGGTGATCGTCCCCGTCCGTGAGGCCGGCGAGGCCGTGCACCGCACGGTGCAGCTGGTCGCGGACTCGGTGCCGCGTGCCATCGGGGTGCCCCCGGCCGACACCCAGGTCATCACCGTCGGACACGGTGGCGCCGCGGGCACCCGGGCGCTGAACACGGCGCTCAAACAACGGCTCAATCCGGGCCCCGGCCGGTTCGGCGGCTTCGATCCGGGCGACCGGGTCGTCCACATCCCCGCGCCGGGGCGGACCGTGCCCGGCGCGGTCGTGTCGGCCGACGCCGAGGGGCTGCACCTCGACTGCGCGGGTACCCCCGTCGTCGTACCGCAGGAGCGGGTGGAGTCGTCGGTGCGCCACGGCTGGGCGCTCAGCGCCCATCAGGCGGCGGGGATGCGGTGGCCCGCCGTGGTCGTCGTCCTACCGGGCGACGCGGCACAGGGGCTGAGCCGCCCCTGGGTGTACACCGCGTTCAGCCGTGGAGAGCGGCATCTGTCCGTCGTGCACGGCGTGGACCAGGCCCTGCCCCTCGCGGTGGCGCAGACCCCCTCGGAGGACCGCACGACGCGGCTGCGCACCTTGCTGGAGACGTCGGCGGCCTCCGCCGCGGTGCGGACGGCGGACGGCTGA
- a CDS encoding DUF5703 family protein — protein sequence MPEYEFADVYVPRGVSRKEAARLLTDHAEYGHWELDRLTLRRDGSRRVRLRRRIIRQLRATW from the coding sequence ATGCCGGAATACGAATTTGCCGATGTGTACGTGCCGCGCGGGGTGTCCCGCAAGGAGGCGGCCCGTCTGTTGACCGACCACGCCGAGTACGGGCACTGGGAGTTGGACCGTCTGACGCTGCGCCGTGACGGCAGCCGCAGGGTGCGGCTGCGCCGACGGATCATCCGCCAGCTGCGGGCCACCTGGTGA
- a CDS encoding chaplin has product MRQVTRKGLITIAAAGGVLALSGGYAHADAGASGGTSNSPGVLSGNSVQIPIDVPVNVCGNTVSVVGLLNPAAGNNCSNGSGGAREAGTPASGAHAGGGAVTTHGGATEGHAPGGHTADGPDRQDGRTGPATHSGGASAEGLATGSPGVLSGNNIAVPVDLSLNVCGNGVTIGGLLNSVTAAGGGCENDPAHPVDPVRPVDPVVPVTPDEPPAPAPSGHRTVPNTPVAMSLPDSAPQLAHTGAGGLDLLVPASAGLLLAGAGAVLYRRARGAA; this is encoded by the coding sequence ATGCGACAGGTCACGCGTAAAGGCCTGATCACCATCGCGGCGGCGGGCGGAGTGCTCGCGCTGAGTGGGGGTTACGCACACGCCGACGCGGGAGCGTCCGGCGGGACATCGAATTCCCCGGGGGTGCTGTCAGGGAATTCGGTCCAGATTCCGATCGACGTACCGGTCAACGTCTGCGGCAACACGGTGAGCGTCGTGGGGCTGCTCAACCCGGCGGCCGGCAACAACTGCTCGAACGGCTCCGGCGGTGCCCGGGAGGCCGGGACCCCGGCCTCCGGCGCCCATGCCGGGGGCGGCGCCGTCACCACGCACGGTGGAGCCACCGAGGGCCACGCCCCGGGCGGGCACACGGCGGACGGCCCGGACCGGCAGGACGGACGGACCGGCCCGGCCACGCACAGCGGCGGAGCGAGCGCCGAGGGCCTGGCGACCGGCTCACCCGGTGTCCTCTCCGGCAACAACATCGCGGTGCCGGTCGACCTCTCGCTGAACGTCTGCGGCAACGGCGTCACCATCGGCGGACTGCTCAATTCCGTCACCGCTGCCGGAGGCGGCTGCGAGAACGACCCGGCGCATCCGGTCGACCCGGTCCGCCCGGTCGATCCGGTGGTACCCGTCACTCCCGACGAGCCGCCCGCCCCGGCACCGTCCGGGCACCGGACGGTGCCCAACACGCCGGTCGCGATGAGTCTCCCCGACAGCGCTCCGCAGCTCGCGCACACCGGAGCGGGCGGTCTCGACCTGCTCGTCCCGGCGAGCGCGGGTCTGCTGCTCGCGGGCGCGGGCGCCGTGCTGTACCGACGTGCCCGTGGCGCCGCCTAG
- a CDS encoding M20/M25/M40 family metallo-hydrolase, with protein sequence MSETSTAGTGQGGTAESEVVDLCRDLIRIDTSNYGDHSGPGERLAAEYVAEKLAEVGLEPRIFESHKGRASTVARIEGEDPSRPALLIHGHTDVVPANADDWTHHPFSGEIADGCVWGRGAVDMKDMDAMTLAVVRDRMRTGRKPPRDIVLAFLADEEAGGTFGARHLVDNHRDLFDGVTEAIGEVGGFSFTVNENLRLYLVETAQKGMHWMRLTVDGTAGHGSMTNDDNAITELCEAVGRLGRHTWPVRMTKTVRSFLDELSDALGTPLDPEDMEATLAKLGGIAKMIGATLRNSAAPTMLGAGYKVNVIPGQATAHVDGRFLPGYEEEFLADLDRILGPRVKREDVHGDKALETGFDGSLVDAIQTALKAEDPIARAVPYMLSGGTDAKSFDDLGIRCFGFAPLKLPPELDFAGMFHGVDERVPVDGLKFGARVLDRFIDNC encoded by the coding sequence GTGAGTGAGACCAGCACGGCCGGCACAGGCCAGGGCGGGACCGCCGAGAGCGAGGTCGTGGACCTCTGTCGTGACCTGATCCGGATCGACACCAGCAACTACGGGGACCACTCGGGCCCGGGGGAGCGGCTCGCCGCCGAGTACGTCGCGGAGAAGCTCGCCGAGGTCGGGCTGGAACCGAGGATCTTCGAGTCCCACAAGGGTCGTGCCTCGACCGTGGCCCGGATCGAGGGCGAGGACCCCTCCAGGCCCGCGCTGCTCATCCACGGTCACACCGACGTGGTTCCGGCCAACGCCGACGACTGGACGCACCACCCGTTCTCCGGAGAGATCGCGGACGGCTGTGTGTGGGGCCGCGGCGCGGTCGACATGAAGGACATGGACGCGATGACCCTGGCGGTCGTACGCGACCGGATGCGCACCGGTCGCAAGCCTCCGCGCGACATCGTGCTGGCGTTCCTCGCGGACGAGGAGGCGGGCGGGACGTTCGGGGCCCGGCACCTCGTGGACAACCACCGTGACCTCTTCGACGGGGTCACCGAGGCGATCGGGGAGGTCGGCGGCTTCTCCTTCACGGTCAACGAGAACCTGCGGCTCTACCTCGTGGAGACCGCGCAGAAGGGCATGCACTGGATGCGGCTCACCGTGGACGGTACGGCCGGCCACGGTTCGATGACCAACGACGACAACGCCATCACCGAACTCTGCGAGGCGGTCGGGCGGCTGGGGCGGCACACCTGGCCGGTCCGGATGACCAAGACCGTGCGGTCGTTCCTCGACGAGCTGTCCGACGCGCTCGGCACCCCGCTCGATCCCGAGGACATGGAGGCGACGCTCGCCAAGCTCGGCGGCATCGCGAAGATGATCGGCGCCACCCTCCGCAACTCCGCCGCTCCCACCATGCTCGGCGCGGGGTACAAGGTGAACGTCATCCCCGGCCAGGCCACCGCCCATGTCGACGGGCGGTTCCTGCCCGGGTACGAGGAGGAGTTCCTGGCCGACCTCGACCGGATTCTCGGTCCCCGGGTCAAGCGGGAGGACGTGCACGGCGACAAGGCGCTGGAGACCGGCTTCGACGGCTCCCTCGTGGACGCGATCCAGACGGCGCTGAAGGCCGAGGACCCGATCGCCCGCGCCGTGCCGTACATGCTCTCCGGCGGCACCGACGCGAAGTCCTTCGACGACCTCGGCATCCGGTGCTTCGGGTTCGCCCCGCTGAAGCTGCCGCCGGAGCTCGACTTCGCGGGCATGTTCCACGGGGTGGACGAGCGCGTACCGGTGGACGGGCTGAAGTTCGGCGCGCGTGTGCTCGACCGTTTCATCGACAACTGCTGA
- a CDS encoding gluconokinase: MNTPHVVVVMGVAGTGKTTIGPLLAAELGVPYAEGDDFHPPENIAKMSAGTPLEDADRWPWLDAIGRWAHGRAGFGGVVSSSALKRSYRDRLRAGAPGAVFLHLTGDRSLIEERMAQRKGHFMPAALLDSQYATLQPLEEDEAGVAVDVSGTPEDITRRAVAALRRLEN, from the coding sequence ATGAACACCCCCCACGTCGTCGTGGTGATGGGCGTGGCAGGGACCGGCAAGACCACGATCGGCCCCCTGCTCGCCGCCGAACTGGGCGTTCCGTACGCCGAGGGCGATGACTTCCACCCACCGGAGAACATCGCCAAGATGTCGGCGGGCACCCCGCTGGAGGACGCGGACCGATGGCCCTGGCTCGACGCGATCGGACGGTGGGCGCACGGCCGGGCGGGGTTCGGCGGGGTGGTGAGCAGCTCGGCGCTGAAGCGGTCCTACCGCGACCGGCTGCGGGCCGGGGCACCGGGCGCCGTCTTCCTCCATCTGACCGGTGACCGGTCCCTCATCGAGGAACGGATGGCGCAGCGCAAGGGGCACTTCATGCCGGCCGCGCTGCTCGACTCGCAGTACGCCACCCTCCAGCCGCTGGAGGAGGACGAGGCCGGGGTCGCCGTCGACGTCTCCGGCACCCCCGAGGACATCACCCGACGAGCCGTCGCAGCGCTGCGGCGGCTCGAAAACTGA
- a CDS encoding FCD domain-containing protein, translating to MSTSAPGLHTHVLDTLGLEIAAGDRPPGTVLRTDELAQRFDVSRTVVREVIRVLESMRLVESRRRVGVTVRPTEAWNVYDPQVIRWRLAGADRPRQLRSLTVLRSAIEPVAAGLAARHATPAQCAALTERALGMVATSRGHQLERYLEHDIAFHRIVLDSSGNEMFARLGDVVAEVLSGRTHHQVMFEDPDPAAVTLHVRLAQAVRESDAASAERLTKEIALGALHELDVLAP from the coding sequence ATGAGCACATCTGCCCCGGGGCTGCACACACATGTGCTGGACACCCTGGGCCTTGAGATCGCCGCGGGCGACCGCCCGCCCGGCACCGTGCTGCGCACCGACGAGCTGGCCCAGCGCTTCGACGTGTCACGCACGGTCGTACGGGAAGTGATCCGCGTACTCGAATCCATGCGCCTGGTCGAGTCCCGGCGCCGGGTCGGGGTGACCGTCCGGCCCACCGAGGCGTGGAACGTCTACGACCCGCAGGTCATCCGGTGGCGGCTGGCCGGCGCCGACCGGCCGCGCCAGCTCCGCTCGCTCACCGTCCTGCGGTCCGCGATCGAACCGGTCGCGGCCGGGCTCGCCGCCCGCCACGCCACCCCCGCCCAGTGCGCGGCCCTCACCGAACGCGCCCTCGGCATGGTCGCCACCTCGCGCGGCCACCAGCTGGAGCGGTATCTGGAGCACGACATCGCCTTCCACCGGATCGTGCTCGACTCCTCGGGCAACGAGATGTTCGCGCGCCTCGGGGACGTGGTCGCGGAGGTCCTGTCGGGCCGTACCCACCACCAGGTGATGTTCGAGGACCCGGACCCCGCGGCGGTCACCCTCCACGTCCGGCTCGCCCAGGCGGTACGGGAGAGCGACGCGGCCTCCGCCGAGCGGCTGACCAAGGAGATCGCGCTCGGCGCCCTGCACGAACTCGACGTACTCGCCCCCTGA
- a CDS encoding S-(hydroxymethyl)mycothiol dehydrogenase, whose product MPQQVQGVVAPGKNEPVRVETIIVPDPGPGEAVVKIQACGVCHTDLHYKQGGINDDFPFLLGHEASGLVESVGEGVTDVEPGDFVILNWRAVCGQCRACLRGRPWYCFDTHNAKRRMTLLDGTELSPALGIGAFAEKTLVASGQCTKVDPAVAPEVAGLLGCGVMAGIGAAINTGQVGRGDSVAVIGCGGVGDAAVAGARLAGAAKIIAVDIDDRKLETAKRMGATHTVNSRSTDPVEAIRGLTGGNGADVVIEAVGHPETYKQAFYARDLAGTVVLVGVPTPEMKLELPLLDVFGRGGSLKSSWYGDCLPSRDFPMLIDLHQQGRIDLAAFVTETIGLGDVEAAFARMRDGDVLRSVVIL is encoded by the coding sequence ATGCCGCAGCAGGTCCAAGGGGTCGTCGCACCGGGGAAGAACGAGCCGGTGCGGGTCGAGACGATCATCGTGCCCGATCCCGGTCCCGGCGAGGCCGTGGTGAAGATCCAGGCGTGCGGCGTGTGCCACACGGACCTCCACTACAAGCAGGGCGGGATCAACGACGACTTCCCGTTCCTCCTCGGCCATGAGGCATCCGGACTGGTGGAGTCCGTCGGCGAGGGCGTCACGGACGTCGAGCCCGGCGACTTCGTGATCCTCAACTGGCGCGCCGTGTGCGGACAGTGCCGCGCCTGTCTGCGCGGCCGGCCCTGGTACTGCTTCGACACGCACAACGCGAAGCGGCGGATGACCCTCCTGGACGGTACGGAGCTGTCCCCGGCCCTCGGCATCGGCGCGTTCGCCGAGAAGACCCTGGTCGCGTCGGGCCAGTGCACCAAGGTCGACCCGGCGGTCGCCCCCGAGGTCGCCGGACTCCTCGGCTGCGGTGTCATGGCGGGCATCGGCGCCGCCATCAACACCGGCCAGGTCGGCCGCGGCGACTCCGTCGCCGTCATCGGCTGCGGCGGCGTGGGCGACGCGGCCGTCGCGGGGGCCCGGCTCGCGGGCGCGGCGAAGATCATCGCCGTCGACATCGACGACCGGAAGCTGGAGACGGCGAAGAGGATGGGTGCCACGCACACCGTCAACTCCCGCTCCACCGACCCGGTCGAGGCCATCCGGGGCCTGACCGGAGGCAACGGCGCGGACGTCGTCATCGAGGCCGTCGGCCACCCGGAGACGTACAAGCAGGCGTTCTACGCCCGCGACCTCGCGGGCACGGTCGTCCTGGTCGGCGTCCCCACCCCGGAGATGAAGCTCGAACTCCCCCTCCTCGACGTCTTCGGCCGCGGCGGCTCGCTCAAGTCGTCCTGGTACGGCGACTGCCTGCCCTCGCGCGACTTCCCGATGCTCATCGACCTGCACCAGCAGGGCCGGATCGACCTCGCCGCCTTCGTCACCGAGACCATCGGACTCGGCGACGTCGAGGCGGCCTTCGCCCGCATGCGGGACGGCGACGTCCTGCGCTCGGTGGTGATCCTCTGA
- the chpH gene encoding chaplin ChpH — MIKKIVAAAAVTGGLVLAGAGMAVADSGAQGAALNSPGVISGNVVQVPVHVPVNVCGNTISVIGLLNPAFGNTCVNA, encoded by the coding sequence ATGATCAAGAAGATCGTCGCCGCTGCGGCAGTCACCGGTGGTCTGGTGCTCGCGGGCGCGGGCATGGCCGTCGCCGATTCGGGTGCCCAGGGCGCCGCCCTCAACAGCCCCGGCGTGATCTCGGGCAACGTCGTTCAGGTTCCCGTCCACGTTCCGGTCAACGTGTGCGGCAACACGATCTCCGTGATCGGGCTGCTGAACCCCGCCTTCGGCAACACCTGCGTCAACGCCTGA
- a CDS encoding gluconate:H+ symporter has translation MTGLSVETLAADAAEPITSAGDAQLGIAVLAGIAVIVLLITVFKLHAFLALTIGSLALGAFAGAPLGKAMTSFTDGLGSTVAGVGVLIALGAILGKLLADSGGADQIVDTILARASGRAMPWAMVLIASIIGLPLFFEVGIVLMIPVVLLVAKRGNYSLMRIGIPALAGLSVMHGLIPPHPGPLAAIDAIDANLGVTLALGVVVAVPTVILAGPVFSRYATRWVDIKAPEKMTPQRASEELDRRPGFGATLATVLLPVVLMLAKAFVDIVVDDPDSVLQKVTEVIGSPLIALLAAVIVGMFTLGRAAGFTRGRLSSTVEKSLAPIAGVLLIVGAGGGFKQTLIDAGVGDMILDFSKDWSIPALLLGWLIAVAIRLATGSATVATISAAGLVAPLAADMSTSHVALLVLAVGAGSLFFSHVNDAGFWLVKEYFGMDVGQTVKTWSVMETIISVVSLVFILLLSLVL, from the coding sequence GTGACCGGTCTCAGCGTCGAGACACTGGCGGCGGACGCCGCCGAACCCATCACCTCCGCCGGCGACGCCCAGCTGGGCATCGCCGTGCTCGCGGGCATCGCCGTCATCGTCCTGCTCATCACCGTGTTCAAACTGCACGCCTTCCTCGCGCTGACGATCGGCTCGCTGGCGCTCGGCGCCTTCGCGGGGGCGCCGCTCGGCAAGGCGATGACCAGCTTCACCGACGGCCTCGGCTCGACCGTCGCGGGCGTGGGTGTGCTCATCGCACTGGGCGCGATCCTGGGCAAGCTGCTCGCCGACTCGGGCGGCGCGGACCAGATCGTCGACACCATCCTCGCCAGGGCGAGCGGCCGTGCCATGCCGTGGGCGATGGTGCTGATCGCGTCGATCATCGGCCTGCCGCTGTTCTTCGAGGTCGGCATCGTCCTGATGATCCCGGTGGTGCTGCTCGTCGCCAAGCGCGGCAACTACTCCCTGATGCGGATCGGCATCCCGGCGCTGGCCGGGCTGTCCGTGATGCACGGGCTGATCCCGCCGCACCCCGGCCCGCTCGCCGCGATCGACGCGATCGACGCCAACCTCGGCGTCACGCTGGCGCTCGGGGTCGTGGTCGCGGTCCCGACGGTGATCCTGGCGGGCCCGGTCTTCTCCCGCTACGCCACGCGCTGGGTGGACATCAAGGCCCCCGAGAAGATGACTCCGCAGCGCGCGTCCGAGGAACTCGACCGGCGCCCCGGCTTCGGAGCCACGCTGGCCACCGTGCTGCTGCCCGTCGTACTGATGCTGGCCAAGGCGTTCGTCGACATCGTCGTGGACGATCCGGACAGCGTCCTGCAGAAGGTGACCGAGGTCATCGGTTCACCGTTGATCGCGCTCCTCGCGGCGGTGATCGTCGGAATGTTCACGCTGGGCCGGGCGGCCGGATTCACCAGGGGGCGGCTCTCCTCCACGGTCGAGAAGTCGCTCGCCCCGATCGCGGGCGTGCTGCTGATCGTGGGCGCGGGCGGCGGTTTCAAGCAGACCCTCATCGACGCCGGCGTCGGCGACATGATCCTCGACTTCTCCAAGGACTGGTCGATCCCCGCGCTCCTGCTGGGCTGGCTGATCGCCGTGGCGATCCGGCTCGCGACCGGCTCGGCGACCGTGGCCACGATCTCGGCGGCCGGTCTGGTGGCCCCGCTGGCCGCCGACATGTCGACCTCCCACGTCGCGCTGCTGGTGCTGGCCGTGGGCGCGGGCTCGCTCTTCTTCAGCCATGTGAACGACGCCGGGTTCTGGCTGGTGAAGGAGTACTTCGGGATGGACGTCGGCCAGACCGTCAAGACCTGGTCGGTGATGGAGACGATCATCTCCGTGGTCTCGCTGGTCTTCATCCTGTTGCTGTCCCTGGTGCTCTGA
- a CDS encoding MBL fold metallo-hydrolase → MAARIDHLVTSGTFALDGGEWDVDNNVWIVGDDTEAVVIDAAHDADAILAALGGRTLRAIICTHAHNDHIDAAPALADATGAPILLHPDDLPLWKRTHPDRTPDAELAEGQELEIAGTRLQVLHTPGHAPGAVCLHAPELATVFTGDTLFQGGPGATGRSFSDFPTIVGSIRDRLLTLPPETTVRTGHGDPTTIAAEAPHLDEWIARGH, encoded by the coding sequence ATGGCCGCCCGCATCGACCACCTCGTCACCTCCGGCACCTTCGCCCTCGACGGCGGCGAGTGGGACGTCGACAACAACGTCTGGATCGTCGGCGACGACACCGAGGCGGTCGTCATCGACGCCGCCCACGACGCCGACGCCATCCTGGCCGCCCTCGGCGGCCGTACCCTGCGCGCCATCATCTGCACCCACGCCCACAACGACCACATCGACGCGGCACCGGCCCTCGCCGACGCCACGGGCGCACCGATCCTGCTGCACCCCGACGACCTGCCCCTGTGGAAGCGGACCCACCCGGACCGCACCCCCGACGCCGAACTGGCCGAGGGCCAGGAGCTGGAGATCGCCGGAACCCGTCTCCAGGTCCTGCACACCCCCGGCCACGCGCCCGGCGCCGTCTGCCTCCACGCCCCGGAGCTGGCCACCGTCTTCACCGGCGACACGCTCTTCCAGGGCGGCCCCGGCGCCACCGGACGGTCCTTCTCCGACTTCCCGACCATTGTCGGGTCGATCCGGGACCGGCTGCTCACGCTCCCGCCGGAGACCACCGTCCGCACCGGCCACGGCGACCCCACCACCATCGCCGCCGAGGCCCCGCACCTCGACGAGTGGATCGCCCGCGGCCACTGA
- a CDS encoding RluA family pseudouridine synthase: MRGRGRSGGVPAAPLPQRDGIDPVRVRLPENPEGVWATVGDHLVARFAGAIGAARVEAMLSGRRFVGTDGPVAADEPYGAGRFIWFHRDFAPEEPVPFPVGVVYRDRHLVVADKPHFLATTPRGRHVTETAVARLRRELGLPELQPAHRLDRLTAGLVLFVVRPGERGAYQTLFRDRLVRKEYEAVAPYDPAREFPVTVRSRIVKERGVIAAREEPGEANSESRIELLEHRDGLGRYRLSPATGRTHQLRVHMNALGLPILQDPVYPVVEAEGAADDWSRPLQLLARALEFTDPVTGVAHRFESGLRLSALP; the protein is encoded by the coding sequence ATGAGAGGCCGTGGGCGAAGCGGCGGTGTCCCGGCCGCGCCCCTCCCCCAGCGGGACGGGATCGATCCGGTGCGGGTGCGGCTGCCCGAGAATCCGGAGGGGGTCTGGGCGACGGTCGGGGACCATCTGGTGGCCCGGTTCGCGGGCGCGATCGGGGCCGCGCGGGTGGAGGCGATGCTGAGCGGGCGGCGGTTCGTCGGTACGGACGGTCCGGTGGCGGCCGACGAGCCGTACGGCGCCGGGCGGTTCATCTGGTTCCACCGTGATTTCGCCCCCGAGGAGCCGGTGCCCTTCCCGGTCGGCGTGGTGTACCGGGACCGGCATCTCGTCGTCGCCGACAAGCCGCACTTCCTCGCCACGACCCCGCGCGGCCGGCACGTCACCGAGACCGCGGTGGCCCGGCTCCGCCGTGAGCTGGGGCTGCCGGAGCTGCAGCCCGCCCACCGACTGGACCGGCTGACCGCCGGTCTGGTGCTGTTCGTGGTGCGGCCCGGGGAACGGGGCGCGTACCAGACGCTCTTCCGGGACCGGCTGGTGCGCAAGGAGTACGAGGCGGTCGCACCGTACGATCCGGCGCGGGAGTTCCCGGTGACCGTGCGCAGCCGGATCGTGAAGGAGCGTGGGGTGATCGCCGCCCGCGAGGAGCCGGGCGAGGCGAACAGCGAGAGCCGGATCGAGCTGCTGGAGCACCGGGACGGGCTGGGGCGTTACCGGTTGTCGCCCGCCACCGGGCGGACCCATCAGCTGCGGGTCCATATGAACGCGCTGGGGCTGCCGATCCTCCAGGACCCCGTCTATCCGGTGGTGGAGGCGGAAGGCGCCGCCGACGACTGGTCGCGGCCGTTGCAACTCCTGGCGCGTGCGCTGGAGTTCACCGATCCGGTCACGGGCGTGGCGCACCGCTTCGAGAGCGGGCTGCGGCTGAGCGCTCTCCCGTGA